Proteins co-encoded in one Helicoverpa zea isolate HzStark_Cry1AcR chromosome 18, ilHelZeax1.1, whole genome shotgun sequence genomic window:
- the LOC124639095 gene encoding calpain-11-like, with product MYDIILMSIGETNHFLLLGFGHKSNAKIAKSSFLESAHSGAFCTELCAAPRFRGDGAGGEEAARWTPPGGAGGAGGAGGAGGAALSGAAAALAHLPRLMDRVVPPQSFRDHYSGAFRFRLWVFGEWREVVVDDRLPARGARLLAARAAPDDFTLPLLEKAYAKLLGSYAALRGAGAAGALAALSGGVVQSVALRGQERARTLQLLQAAVPRATLLLCAPAAAAPAAAVTGLARAPPATLVRVRAAAGRGAWRGAEWRGAWAPGGAEWRALAPADRDLLADDPAAGFWMSFEEFTRVFSQLELVHVGPDDWLLEPALQSRRPWRAVLARRRWRPGLNAGGPPACATAGANPQFHLQIPGAAKCHVVVSVTQQCAPAPRRLHAVGFALYALGAGDAASARCGPAELRALRPLDVTHESRAREVVAFFTLPPGRYLLVPHTRRPHTPAAFLLRVLTDEPADVWEVNDDNMIVRDAPAEFLRDERAVPSCARAAAARAARGAAELDAAALRAALRREWRAWLCARPSLALCRALVALRDPALAGALAARELPALLALLGYWRAAFLRAGGARRCGGGAHASSYRLRALLWAAGVTASNKVLECLVLRFARGRRLSEEAYVMALARLHLAHERYRSLDVKLKCNPLSLEEMILMTIYS from the exons ATGTACGACATAATACTTATGTCCATCGGCGAAACGAATCATTTCTTGTTACTAGGCTTTGGGCATAAGTCAAATGCAAAGATAGCTAAATCCTCATTCCTTGAATCTGCACACAGCGGCGCCTTCTGCACA GAGCTGTGTGCGGCGCCGCGCTTCCGCGGGGACGGCGCGGGCGGCGAGGAGGCGGCGCGCTGGACGCCGCCGGGGGGCGCGGGTGGCGCGGGAGGCGCGGGTGGCGCGGGTGGCGCGGCGctgagcggcgcggcggcggcgctggcgcACTTGCCGCGCCTCATGGACCGCGTCGTGCCGCCGCAGAGCTTCCGTGACCACTACTCCGGCGCCTTCCG GTTCCGACTGTGGGTGTTCGGCGAGTGGCGCGAGGTGGTGGTGGACGACCGGCTGCCGGCGCGCGGCGCCCGCCTGCtggccgcccgcgccgcgcccgacGACTTCACGCTGCCGCTGCTCGAGAAGGCCTACGCCAA GCTGCTGGGCTCGTACGCGGCGCTGCGCGGGgccggcgcggcgggcgcgctgGCGGCGCTGTCGGGCGGCGTGGTGCAGAGCGTGGCGCTGCGCGGGCAGGAGCGCGCGCGCACGCTGCAGCTGCTGCAGGCCGCCGTGCCGCGCGCCACGCTGCTGCTgtgcgcgcccgccgccgccgcgcccgccgccgccgtcaCCGGCCtggcgcgcgcgccgcccgccacgCTGGTGCGCGTGCGCGCGGCCGCCGGACGCGGCGCGTGGCGCGGCGCGGAGTGGCGCGGCGCGTGGGCGCCGGGCGGCGCGGAGTGGCGCGCGCTGGCGCCCGCTGACCGCGACCTGCTGGCCGACGACCCCGCCGCCGGCTTCTG GATGTCGTTCGAGGAGTTCACGCGCGTGTTCAGCCAGCTGGAGCTGGTGCACGTGGGGCCCGACGACTGGCTGCTGGAGCCCGCGCTGCAGAGCAGGCGGCCCTGGCGCGCCGTGCTGGcgcggcggcgctggcggccCGGCCTCAACGCGGGCGGCCCGCCCGCCTGCGCCACCGCCGGCGCCAACCCGCAGTTCCACCTGCAGATCCCGGGCGCCGCCAAGTGCCACGTGGTGGTGTCGGTCACGCAGCAgtgcgcgcccgcgccgcgccgcctgcACGCTGTCGGCTTCGCGCTGTACGCGCTGGGAGCCGGTGACGCGGCTAGCGCCCGCTGCGGCCCCGCCGAGCTGCGCGCGCTGCGGCCGCTCGACGTGACGCACGAGTCGCGCGCGCGCGAGGTGGTCGCCTTCTTCACGCTGCCGCCGGGCCGCTACCTGCTGGTGCCGCACACGCGCCGCCCGCACACGCCCGCCGCCTTCCTGCTGCGCGTGCTCACCGACGAGCCCGCCGACGTGTG GGAGGTCAACGACGACAATATGATCGTGCGCGACGCGCCGGCCGAGTTCCTGCGCGACGAGCGCGCCGTGCCGAGCtgcgcgcgcgcggcggcggcgcgggcggcgcgcggcgcggcggagCTGGACGCGGCGGCGCTGCGCGCGGCGCTGCGGCGCGAGTGGCGCGCGTGGCTGTGCGCGCGGCCGTCGCTGGCGCTGTGCCGCGCGCTGGTGGCGCTGCGCGACCCGGCGCTGGCGGGCGCGCTGGCGGCGCGGGAGCTGCCGGCGCTGCTGGCGCTGCTGGGCTACTGGCGCGCGGCGTTCCTGCGCGCGGGCGGGGCGCGGCGCTGCGGGGGGGGCGCGCACGCGAGCTCGTACCGGCTGCGCGCGCTGCTGTGGGCGGCGGGGGTGACGGCCTCCAACAAGGTGCTGGAGTGCCTGGTGCTGCGGTTCGCGCGCGGCCGCCGCCTCTCCGAGGAGGCCTACGTGATGGCGCTGGCGCGGCTGCACCTGGCGCACG AGCGGTACCGCAGCCTGGACGTCAAGCTGAAGTGCAACCCGCTGTCGCTGGAGGAG ATGATCCTGATGACGATCTACTCGTGA
- the LOC124638908 gene encoding uncharacterized protein LOC124638908, producing the protein MRKFMRTRAADAPPSPPPSPPRAPSRAPHRPPRANGHAGGVTSRGYAASCAEPPSSSLSGAPLFEDAEFCGARALGDASLARRVHWPRPHVRTACSPITTTLTTSP; encoded by the exons ATGAGGAAGTTCATGCGCACGCGCGCGGCCGACGCGCCCCCCTCCCCGCCCCCCTCGCCGCCGCGCGCCCCCTCCCGCGCCCCGCACCGACCGCCCCGCGCCAACGGACACGCTG GcggcgtgacgtcacgcggcTACGCGGCGTCGTGCGCCGAGCCGCCGAGCTCCTCCCTGTCCGG GGCGCCGCTGTTCGAGGACGCAGAGTTCTGCGGCGCGCGCGCGCTCGGCGACGCGAGCCTGGCGCGCCGCGTGCACTGGCCGCGCCCGCACGTGCGTACCGCATGCAGCCCCATCACCACAACACTAACAACTTCACCCTAA